Proteins from one Fusobacterium periodonticum 1_1_41FAA genomic window:
- a CDS encoding amino acid ABC transporter permease gives MLATVIDLLSKGTNLERLLYGLWITIKLSLISAILSVIFGILFGLFMVIKNPLIRIISQVYLQIIRIMPPLVLLFIAYFGVTRMYGLHISPEASAIIVFTIWGTAEMGDLVRGAIESIPKIQIESATALALDKKQIYLYVIIPQIIRRLIPLSVNLITRMIKTTSLVVLIGIVEVLKVGQQIIDTNRFQYPNGAIWIYGVIFLLYFLSCWPLSMLAKFLEKRWSRI, from the coding sequence ATGTTGGCTACAGTAATTGATTTATTATCAAAAGGAACAAATTTAGAAAGACTTCTTTATGGTTTATGGATAACAATAAAATTAAGTTTAATTTCTGCAATTTTATCAGTAATTTTTGGAATACTTTTTGGGCTTTTTATGGTTATAAAAAATCCTTTAATAAGGATAATCTCTCAAGTTTACCTCCAAATAATTAGAATAATGCCTCCATTAGTATTATTATTTATAGCATATTTTGGAGTAACCAGAATGTATGGACTCCATATCTCTCCTGAAGCAAGTGCAATAATAGTATTTACTATATGGGGAACGGCTGAAATGGGAGACTTAGTCAGAGGAGCCATTGAGAGCATTCCAAAAATTCAAATAGAAAGTGCAACAGCACTAGCCTTAGATAAAAAACAAATTTATCTATATGTAATTATTCCTCAAATTATAAGAAGACTTATACCTTTATCAGTAAACTTGATAACAAGAATGATAAAAACTACAAGTTTAGTGGTATTGATAGGAATAGTTGAAGTTTTAAAAGTTGGGCAACAAATAATAGACACAAACAGATTTCAATATCCAAATGGAGCAATATGGATATATGGAGTAATCTTCTTACTATATTTCTTATCTTGTTGGCCACTATCAATGTTAGCAAAATTTTTAGAAAAGAGATGGAGTAGAATATGA
- a CDS encoding transporter substrate-binding domain-containing protein, with protein MKIWKKILKLATVGVAVFALAACGNKTEEKTEAQAPAQEASVAKARTVQEIKDSGVIRIGVFTDKAPFGYIDENGKNQGYDVYFTDRLAKDLGVQVEYISLDPASRVEYAETGKADIVAANFTVTPERAEKVDFSLPYMKVSLGVVSPDGAVIKSVEELKDKTLIVSKGTTAEYYFSKNHPEVKLQKYDSYADAYNALLDGRGDAFSTDNTEVLAWAKSNPGFTVGIESLGDVDTIAVAVQKGNTDLLDWINNEIKELGKENFFHEAYKATLEPIYGDSADPDSIVVEGGEVK; from the coding sequence ATGAAAATTTGGAAAAAGATTTTAAAATTAGCAACAGTAGGGGTAGCAGTATTTGCTTTAGCTGCTTGTGGAAATAAAACTGAAGAAAAGACAGAAGCACAAGCACCTGCACAAGAAGCAAGTGTTGCAAAGGCAAGAACAGTACAAGAAATCAAGGATAGTGGCGTTATTAGAATAGGAGTATTCACTGATAAAGCACCTTTTGGTTATATTGATGAAAATGGTAAAAATCAAGGTTATGATGTTTATTTCACAGATCGTTTAGCAAAAGATTTAGGAGTTCAAGTTGAATATATTTCTCTTGACCCTGCAAGCCGTGTTGAATATGCAGAGACTGGAAAAGCAGATATAGTTGCTGCTAACTTCACTGTTACACCTGAAAGAGCAGAAAAAGTTGATTTCAGTTTACCATATATGAAAGTTTCTTTAGGAGTTGTTTCACCAGATGGAGCTGTTATTAAATCTGTTGAAGAATTAAAAGATAAGACTTTAATTGTAAGTAAAGGAACTACTGCTGAATATTATTTCTCAAAGAATCATCCAGAAGTAAAACTTCAAAAATATGATTCTTATGCAGATGCTTACAATGCTTTACTTGATGGTAGAGGAGATGCTTTCTCAACTGATAATACTGAAGTTTTAGCTTGGGCTAAATCAAACCCAGGATTTACAGTTGGAATTGAGTCTTTAGGTGATGTTGATACTATAGCTGTTGCAGTTCAAAAAGGAAATACTGACCTATTAGATTGGATAAACAATGAAATTAAAGAATTAGGAAAAGAAAATTTCTTCCATGAAGCATATAAAGCTACTCTTGAACCTATCTATGGAGATTCTGCTGACCCTGATTCAATAGTTGTTGAAGGTGGAGAAGTTAAATAA
- a CDS encoding amino acid ABC transporter ATP-binding protein, whose amino-acid sequence MKQLDKVVLSAKDAVKNYGELEVLKGINLDIHQGEVVVIIGASGCGKSTFLRCLNGLEDIQAGDIVLDNEIKFSDTKNNMTKIRQKIGMVFQSYELFPHLTILDNILLAPLKVQKRNKEEVKEQALKLLERVNLLDKQNSYPRQLSGGQKQRVAIVRALCMNPEIMLFDEVTAALDPEMVREVLDVMLELAREGMTMVIVTHEMQFARAVADRVIFMDNGNIAEQGEAEEFFSNPKTERAQKFLNTFTFKNKFYK is encoded by the coding sequence ATGAAGCAATTAGATAAAGTTGTTCTCTCAGCAAAAGATGCGGTAAAAAATTATGGAGAACTGGAAGTTTTAAAAGGAATAAATTTAGATATCCATCAAGGAGAAGTCGTAGTAATAATTGGAGCTTCTGGTTGTGGAAAAAGTACATTTTTAAGATGTTTAAATGGACTGGAAGATATACAAGCTGGAGATATAGTTTTAGATAATGAAATTAAATTTTCAGATACAAAAAATAATATGACAAAAATTAGACAAAAAATTGGAATGGTATTTCAAAGTTATGAACTATTCCCACACTTAACAATATTGGATAATATTTTATTAGCACCATTAAAAGTACAAAAGAGAAATAAGGAAGAAGTTAAAGAGCAGGCATTGAAATTACTTGAAAGAGTTAATTTATTAGATAAACAAAATTCTTATCCAAGACAATTATCAGGTGGTCAAAAACAAAGAGTCGCAATAGTTAGAGCCCTATGTATGAACCCTGAGATAATGCTATTTGATGAAGTTACTGCTGCACTAGATCCTGAAATGGTAAGAGAAGTTTTAGATGTTATGCTTGAACTTGCTAGAGAAGGAATGACTATGGTAATAGTTACACATGAAATGCAGTTTGCAAGAGCCGTTGCAGATAGAGTTATATTTATGGATAATGGAAATATAGCAGAACAAGGAGAGGCAGAAGAATTCTTCTCCAATCCAAAAACAGAAAGAGCACAAAAATTTTTAAATACATTTACATTTAAAAATAAATTTTATAAATAA
- a CDS encoding HD family phosphohydrolase, giving the protein MKKFTIFGFKFLFEVKKKDNSDEEKYSDTYFLKEKVFYLILALFLITISAKIPILFRNNNYMIGDVVKSDIYSPKTIVFRDKIGKDKIIQDMINQLDKEYIYSSDAADIYTNEFDNFHKEIIAIKKGNLQTFDYSGFERKMGKAMPETLVKKILEEDEDKINSTFEKLSEHLKNAYTAGIYKEKNSIRVNEPVKSEIDNLDAFERDLINYFLIPNYIYDEAKTKSAINEKVSQINDQYIEIKAGTLIAKTGEILTERKIDILDKLGIYNYKMSIFIITLNIIFLLVISSIFNVVTTRFYSKDVLEKKKYKAVMLLMIVTLLVFRIVPDSMIYLVPIDTMLLLLMFIVRPRFSIFLTMMLISYLLPITDYDLKYFTIQSIAILATGFLSKNIGTRSSVIAIGIQLAILKILLYLILSFFSMEESFGVALNTIKLFVSGLFSGMFAIALLPYFERTFNILTVFRLIELADLSQPLLRKLSIEAPGTFQHSMMVATLSENAVIEIGGDPIFTRVACYYHDIGKTKRPQYYVENQTDGKNLHNNISPFMSKMIILAHTKEGAEMGKKYKIPKEIRDIMFEHQGTTLLAYFYNKAKEIDPNVQEEEFRYSGPRPQTKESAVILLADSIEAAVRSLDVKDPIKVEEMVRRIVNAKIADNQLSDANITFKEIEIIINSFLKTFGAIYHERIKYPGQK; this is encoded by the coding sequence ATGAAAAAATTTACTATATTTGGATTTAAGTTTCTTTTTGAAGTAAAGAAAAAAGATAATTCAGATGAAGAGAAATACTCTGATACTTATTTCTTAAAAGAAAAGGTATTTTATCTAATTTTGGCACTATTTTTAATAACAATTTCGGCTAAAATTCCTATACTTTTTAGAAATAATAACTATATGATAGGTGATGTTGTAAAATCTGATATTTATTCTCCAAAAACTATAGTTTTTAGAGATAAGATTGGAAAAGATAAAATTATTCAAGATATGATAAATCAGTTGGATAAGGAATATATCTATTCAAGTGATGCTGCGGATATCTATACTAATGAATTTGATAACTTTCATAAAGAAATCATAGCTATAAAAAAAGGAAATTTACAAACTTTTGACTATAGTGGTTTTGAAAGAAAAATGGGTAAAGCTATGCCTGAAACCCTAGTTAAAAAAATATTAGAAGAAGATGAAGATAAAATCAATAGTACTTTTGAAAAATTATCAGAACATTTAAAAAATGCTTATACTGCAGGTATATACAAAGAAAAAAATTCTATTCGTGTAAATGAACCTGTGAAGAGTGAGATAGATAATTTAGATGCTTTTGAAAGAGATTTAATAAATTATTTCTTAATTCCAAATTATATTTATGATGAAGCAAAGACTAAGAGCGCTATTAATGAGAAAGTTTCTCAAATAAATGACCAGTATATTGAAATTAAGGCTGGGACCTTAATTGCAAAGACAGGAGAAATTTTAACTGAAAGAAAAATAGATATTTTAGATAAATTAGGTATCTATAATTACAAGATGAGTATTTTTATAATTACACTAAATATCATATTTTTATTGGTTATTTCAAGTATATTTAATGTAGTTACAACAAGATTTTATAGTAAGGATGTCTTAGAAAAGAAAAAGTATAAAGCTGTTATGCTTTTGATGATAGTCACTTTATTAGTATTTAGAATAGTTCCTGATTCTATGATATATCTAGTGCCAATAGACACAATGTTATTACTTTTAATGTTTATAGTTCGTCCTAGATTCAGTATTTTCTTAACTATGATGCTTATTTCTTATCTATTACCTATAACTGATTATGATTTAAAATACTTTACTATTCAATCTATAGCTATTCTAGCAACTGGATTTTTAAGTAAAAATATAGGAACTCGTTCTTCAGTTATAGCAATAGGAATACAGTTAGCTATATTGAAAATTTTATTATATTTAATTTTAAGTTTCTTCTCAATGGAAGAAAGTTTTGGAGTAGCTTTAAATACTATTAAATTATTTGTTTCAGGTCTATTCTCGGGTATGTTTGCTATAGCATTATTACCATATTTTGAAAGAACTTTTAATATTTTAACAGTATTTAGACTTATTGAACTTGCAGACTTGTCTCAACCACTTTTGAGAAAGTTGTCAATAGAAGCACCAGGAACTTTCCAACACTCAATGATGGTAGCAACTTTATCAGAAAACGCTGTTATTGAAATTGGTGGAGATCCAATATTTACTCGTGTTGCTTGTTACTATCACGATATAGGAAAAACAAAAAGGCCACAGTACTATGTAGAAAACCAAACAGATGGTAAAAATTTACATAATAATATCTCACCTTTTATGAGTAAAATGATAATTCTAGCTCATACTAAAGAGGGAGCTGAAATGGGTAAAAAATATAAAATACCTAAAGAAATTAGAGATATTATGTTTGAACATCAAGGAACAACTTTATTGGCTTATTTCTATAATAAGGCTAAAGAGATAGATCCTAATGTACAGGAAGAAGAATTTAGATATTCAGGACCTAGACCTCAAACTAAAGAATCAGCTGTTATTTTACTGGCAGATTCCATAGAAGCAGCTGTTAGATCTCTTGATGTAAAAGACCCTATAAAAGTTGAAGAAATGGTTAGAAGGATTGTAAATGCTAAGATAGCTGACAATCAATTATCAGATGCTAATATAACATTTAAAGAAATAGAAATTATTATTAACTCATTCTTGAAAACTTTTGGTGCTATTTATCATGAAAGAATAAAATATCCAGGTCAAAAATAA
- the ybeY gene encoding rRNA maturation RNase YbeY — MELVLDFSYELDNEKYNEFIDKLYEDAYLENYIKKVLEIEEVEAERPLYLSVLLTDNKNIQVINREYRDKDAPTDVISFAYHETDDFNIGPYDTLGDIIISLERVEEQSSEYNHSFEREFYYVLTHGILHILGYDHIEEEDKKVMREREEAILSSFGYTRDN, encoded by the coding sequence ATGGAATTAGTTTTAGATTTTAGTTATGAATTAGACAATGAAAAATATAATGAGTTCATAGATAAGTTGTATGAAGATGCTTATCTTGAAAACTATATAAAAAAAGTCTTAGAAATAGAGGAAGTTGAAGCTGAAAGACCTCTTTATCTTTCAGTTTTACTTACTGATAATAAAAATATACAAGTTATCAATCGTGAGTATAGAGATAAAGATGCTCCAACAGATGTAATATCTTTTGCATATCATGAAACAGATGACTTTAATATAGGACCTTATGATACTCTTGGAGATATCATTATTTCTTTAGAAAGAGTTGAAGAACAATCAAGTGAATATAATCATTCATTTGAAAGAGAGTTCTATTATGTTCTAACACATGGAATTTTACATATTTTAGGATATGACCATATTGAAGAAGAAGATAAGAAAGTTATGAGAGAAAGAGAAGAAGCAATATTATCATCTTTTGGTTATACTAGAGATAATTAG
- a CDS encoding amino acid ABC transporter permease: MDWEFIAKYTPEFIHAGILTLKIGGIGIMLSIVVGILGSWVLYENFKFFKQIIIGYVELSRNTPLLVQLFFLYYGLPKIGIKFSPELCGIIGLTFLGGSYMIETFRSALETIDKIQKESALSLGMTKWQTMRYVILPQSFVISLPGLTANIIFMLKETSVFSAISLIDMMFVTKDLIGLYYKTEESLFMLVVGYLIILLPLSLFGVWLERKLKYVGYSN; the protein is encoded by the coding sequence ATGGATTGGGAATTTATAGCAAAATATACACCTGAATTTATACATGCTGGAATACTCACATTAAAAATAGGTGGTATAGGAATAATGCTTTCAATTGTTGTTGGAATTTTAGGAAGTTGGGTTTTATATGAAAACTTTAAATTCTTTAAACAAATTATAATTGGATATGTAGAGCTAAGTAGAAATACTCCACTTTTAGTTCAATTGTTCTTTCTGTATTATGGACTACCAAAAATTGGTATAAAATTTAGTCCAGAGCTTTGTGGAATAATTGGATTAACATTTTTAGGTGGAAGTTATATGATAGAAACTTTTCGTAGTGCCTTAGAAACAATAGACAAGATACAAAAAGAATCTGCTTTAAGTTTAGGAATGACAAAGTGGCAAACGATGAGATATGTTATTTTACCTCAATCATTTGTTATAAGTTTACCTGGTCTTACTGCAAACATAATATTTATGTTAAAAGAAACATCGGTTTTTAGTGCTATATCTTTAATAGATATGATGTTTGTTACAAAAGATTTAATAGGACTTTACTATAAAACAGAAGAATCTTTATTTATGCTTGTAGTAGGTTATTTAATAATATTGTTACCTCTATCATTATTTGGAGTATGGCTAGAAAGGAAGTTGAAATATGTTGGCTACAGTAATTGA